A genomic region of Sulfobacillus acidophilus DSM 10332 contains the following coding sequences:
- a CDS encoding glycosyl transferase group 1 (PFAM: Glycosyl transferases group 1~COGs: COG0438 Glycosyltransferase~InterPro IPR001296~KEGG: tjr:TherJR_2843 glycosyl transferase group 1~PFAM: Glycosyl transferase, group 1~SPTR: Glycosyl transferase group 1), with protein MRVLVNGLVIDREAAGVGQYVTQLLDAYYRLYQDEDDLRVIVTPDVPDFGVPRLTVDRRLGSSMARLYYEQTRLAGLMRETGYDVAHFPDYQMPVRSRLPRTVVTVHDLVAFLYPQFFEKQRALLKRVLMGRSVSRADCIIVPSRATKEDLIQVLRVPPERIRIIPHGVKHRGTPRPDPLVPPPYFLAVGTVEPRKNFIGLLRGYRELAALHSDVPPLVIAGRMGWMYEETLATVSRLGLDRQVTFLRYVSEDDLATLYRHALAFVYPSFYEGFGLPVLEAMAYGLPVITTRRGGLAEVAEEVAWFTEPHDFAGIAEGLLAAWQGDPQFLARAAQGPAVAARYRWEDAAQKTREVYQEVGGTV; from the coding sequence ATGAGGGTTTTGGTGAACGGATTGGTGATCGACCGGGAAGCGGCGGGGGTGGGCCAATATGTGACGCAGTTACTGGACGCTTACTACCGATTATATCAGGATGAAGACGATCTTCGGGTGATTGTGACACCGGATGTGCCGGACTTCGGGGTTCCGCGGCTGACCGTGGATCGGCGGCTAGGATCCAGTATGGCTCGGCTTTATTATGAGCAAACCCGATTGGCGGGGCTGATGCGCGAGACGGGGTATGACGTAGCTCATTTCCCGGATTACCAAATGCCGGTCAGAAGCCGATTACCGCGTACCGTGGTGACCGTGCACGATTTGGTCGCCTTTTTATATCCCCAATTTTTCGAAAAGCAGCGGGCGCTGTTAAAGCGGGTGCTCATGGGACGTTCGGTCAGCCGGGCGGATTGTATTATCGTGCCCAGCCGCGCGACAAAAGAGGATTTAATACAAGTTCTGCGGGTACCGCCGGAGCGGATCCGAATTATTCCCCACGGTGTCAAACACCGCGGCACGCCGCGGCCGGATCCGTTAGTGCCGCCGCCTTATTTTTTGGCGGTGGGGACGGTCGAGCCCCGAAAAAACTTTATCGGATTACTGCGCGGATATCGTGAGTTGGCCGCCCTTCATTCGGATGTGCCGCCTTTGGTGATTGCCGGACGGATGGGCTGGATGTACGAGGAGACGCTGGCGACGGTATCTCGGTTGGGACTCGACCGGCAAGTCACGTTTTTACGGTATGTGTCGGAAGATGATTTGGCAACGCTCTACCGTCATGCGTTGGCGTTTGTTTACCCCAGTTTTTACGAAGGGTTTGGGCTACCGGTATTGGAGGCGATGGCTTACGGCCTCCCCGTGATTACGACCCGCCGCGGGGGGCTCGCGGAAGTTGCCGAGGAAGTGGCCTGGTTTACCGAACCCCATGATTTTGCCGGCATCGCGGAAGGGTTATTAGCCGCTTGGCAGGGCGACCCGCAATTTCTGGCGCGGGCGGCCCAAGGGCCGGCCGTGGCGGCCCGCTATCGCTGGGAAGACGCCGCCCAAAAGACGCGGGAAGTCTATCAAGAAGTAGGAGGGACGGTATGA
- a CDS encoding glycosyl transferase family 2 (PFAM: Glycosyl transferase family 2~COGs: COG1216 glycosyltransferase~InterPro IPR001173~KEGG: mar:MAE_49200 glycosyl transferase family protein~PFAM: Glycosyl transferase, family 2~SPTR: Glycosyl transferase, family 2) yields MTVSVVVATYNREEVLLETVADLLQQSYTDREIIVVDQSPTHEAATRRQLTDWHQQGRIRWVRLESPGLTRARNYGISLSQGEYVVFVDDDVRILDQDFLRHYVTCFQETGAAAIAGRVLEPDRPPLRVKRRIGDLGFFGQREPGFGSDWSGPAYSVRGCNMAFRRTVLDEVGGFDEGFTRSAFREDTDVAWRIRERGYAIWFCHTAWLYHLSAPSGGTRDRSIQFFEDVIENDIRFASRRLKGARKWAWLARLYASRVAKAGWTTGHWRSLHQAYMRALSRQRREASP; encoded by the coding sequence ATGACGGTATCCGTCGTCGTTGCCACTTATAATCGGGAAGAGGTCTTATTGGAAACGGTGGCGGATCTGTTACAACAGTCCTATACGGATCGTGAGATTATTGTCGTGGATCAGTCGCCGACACATGAAGCCGCCACGAGGCGGCAACTGACGGACTGGCACCAGCAGGGCCGGATTCGTTGGGTCCGTCTGGAGTCGCCCGGACTGACGCGCGCCCGCAATTACGGGATATCGCTGAGTCAAGGCGAGTACGTGGTGTTTGTAGACGATGACGTACGGATTCTCGATCAGGATTTCTTACGGCACTATGTTACCTGCTTTCAAGAAACGGGGGCGGCGGCCATTGCCGGCCGGGTACTCGAACCGGATCGTCCGCCATTGCGGGTTAAACGTCGGATCGGCGATTTGGGTTTTTTTGGCCAACGGGAACCCGGGTTCGGTAGCGATTGGAGCGGTCCCGCGTATAGCGTCCGGGGTTGCAACATGGCGTTTCGGCGAACCGTGTTGGACGAGGTGGGCGGATTTGACGAAGGCTTTACCCGTTCGGCTTTTCGGGAAGACACCGATGTGGCGTGGCGCATTCGGGAACGGGGATATGCGATTTGGTTTTGTCACACGGCATGGCTCTATCACCTGTCCGCGCCGTCAGGCGGGACTCGCGACCGCTCGATCCAATTTTTTGAGGACGTGATTGAGAACGATATCCGCTTTGCGTCCCGGCGCCTTAAAGGAGCGCGGAAGTGGGCCTGGCTGGCTCGTTTATATGCGTCACGGGTGGCGAAAGCCGGTTGGACCACGGGGCACTGGCGATCATTGCATCAGGCCTATATGCGGGCGTTGAGCCGGCAACGAAGGGAGGCGAGCCCATGA
- a CDS encoding glycosyl transferase group 1 (PFAM: Glycosyl transferases group 1~COGs: COG0438 Glycosyltransferase~InterPro IPR001296~KEGG: ank:AnaeK_4220 glycosyl transferase group 1~PFAM: Glycosyl transferase, group 1~SPTR: Glycosyl transferase group 1) — MWAYGRHINRTVENLGRAFQEQGFELFPLSLEVPRYRKLWVMLATLQYDHGRVRAYSSVDPRTYRRLKMPREWEHWQNKPVMMFGDGVILSQAPHFLYRDLDYQTVWDYRKAGIPTYMYDHFPDRLLRRLIAHQQRVFDSARVIFTMSEWIRQRMIAHGGVPADRVVTVGAGANVGAPYRENPYTEANAERGRFVFVGRDFRRKGGDLLLEAWRRVAPQYPKARLVIVGPEAGEPIPGIEWRGPAPAEVIQAELRQATAFVMPSLWEPFGVAFLEAMRFGVPCVGMNRMAMPEFIHPGETGQLLQTENPNELAAILIHLLENPGEVFRMSQRAFQMSQNFSWSRVAAKMQTEIARRLGDGTS; from the coding sequence GTGTGGGCTTATGGTCGGCATATTAACCGAACCGTGGAAAATTTAGGACGGGCATTCCAAGAACAGGGCTTTGAATTATTTCCCTTATCACTGGAGGTTCCCCGGTATCGTAAATTATGGGTCATGTTGGCTACGCTGCAATATGACCATGGACGGGTGCGGGCGTATTCGTCGGTCGATCCCAGGACCTATCGACGATTGAAAATGCCGCGGGAATGGGAACACTGGCAGAATAAGCCGGTCATGATGTTCGGCGATGGCGTGATTTTAAGCCAAGCGCCGCATTTTCTTTATCGGGATCTCGATTATCAAACGGTATGGGACTACCGAAAGGCCGGGATACCGACATATATGTATGATCATTTTCCCGACCGGCTATTACGGCGGTTGATTGCCCACCAACAGCGGGTTTTCGATTCGGCCCGGGTGATTTTCACGATGAGCGAATGGATCCGGCAACGGATGATTGCCCACGGCGGGGTACCGGCGGATCGGGTGGTTACGGTCGGAGCGGGCGCGAATGTGGGGGCCCCGTACCGGGAGAATCCCTACACCGAAGCGAATGCCGAACGCGGACGCTTTGTGTTTGTCGGACGGGATTTTCGGCGCAAAGGCGGCGACTTGCTGTTGGAGGCCTGGCGCCGGGTGGCGCCACAATATCCGAAGGCGCGGCTGGTGATTGTGGGCCCCGAGGCCGGTGAGCCGATTCCCGGAATTGAATGGCGCGGACCCGCCCCAGCAGAAGTCATTCAGGCCGAGTTACGGCAAGCGACGGCGTTTGTCATGCCCAGTCTTTGGGAGCCCTTCGGGGTGGCGTTTTTGGAAGCGATGCGGTTTGGCGTGCCGTGTGTGGGCATGAATCGAATGGCGATGCCGGAGTTTATTCATCCCGGGGAGACCGGCCAATTGTTGCAAACCGAAAACCCCAACGAATTGGCCGCTATTTTAATACACCTGCTGGAGAATCCCGGGGAAGTGTTTCGGATGAGTCAACGGGCTTTTCAGATGTCGCAGAATTTTAGTTGGTCACGGGTGGCGGCAAAAATGCAGACGGAAATCGCTCGACGGTTAGGTGACGGGACGTCATGA
- a CDS encoding glycoside hydrolase family 18 (PFAM: Putative peptidoglycan binding domain; IPT/TIG domain; Glycosyl hydrolases family 18~COGs: COG3858 glycosyl hydrolase~InterPro IPR002909:IPR011583:IPR001223:IPR002477~KEGG: afo:Afer_1742 SpoIID/LytB domain protein~PFAM: Glycoside hydrolase, family 18, catalytic domain; Cell surface receptor IPT/TIG; Peptidoglycan binding-like~SMART: Chitinase II; Cell surface receptor IPT/TIG~SPTR: SpoIID/LytB domain protein): MVTMTSRRPWRRRTLALLSATALFGCWAPATAFAQSPPLIQSLSVQSGNPPTLVITGNNFGSGGTGDSVTVDGSPASVVTWSNTQITVAIPENAGPGLVDVTTPDGSSNVLTFSGIERGYYELSSTGTVTPVGNVKFYGDLSTLGITPSAPAVQLVTTSDGGGYWILLQNGTIYAFGDAPSISGPTNITAISLAMLPSGQGGYLLAQNGTVYPLGNAPNFGSPPNGTAVSAIAVTPSGQGYWVLAQNGTVYSFGDAANFGNAQAVAPSSVSTASTTPANPTWPTGSVIRLSGSSAVFWVSGNTLYHIPNPAVFLGMGYTWSQIQVVSSVAGYTLGLPMVVPYPSGSLLKVVNQPAVYLVQNGVLHHIASASVFLGMGYTWNQIQTVPALQPNWPVGPDITSPFTYVPSGSLYRVASTAPVYVAFNGALHHILSASLFLAMGYQWSQIRVVSGLPLPIGGNVTSPIAAYPSGTLLQAADTGSDYMVESGMLRPISSTMLQSLGLTGITPLSIPTAGGLPLGPAVGSTTLPAASDPPPSANVTANPAMALVPSADGQGYWILLQNGTVQAFGDAPNLGSPTASQMSGQTATALVPTPDGGGYLVITNQGQVFSYGDAWANTNLPNSTIAVTMASLPAGTFLSMAYGDFNPYNPSGSYQDLVQNGGEISVINPTWYYMEAGANNTWVMTGGPSFVSQVTSQAHSENIQVWPMIGAYYDPANGPLTTAQDVSTLVNNIVNLVQQNNFDGITIDFENSSAYLSKGMTEAEASQQYVNFVAQLGPALHAIGKKLMVDVYPAPYPYTIYNYSAIAPYVDYINIMDYPENSAYGGEAGPTSGFPYVQNAVQAALGAGLAPSQIILGVAPYGHEWTFTNQNGIQGQGDVSERAAAALLANTPSIVPVWDPVQKEEVFMAGPPAVAPTGTFSTANENTYSPQVANLQGLLNYILLRYAVTNNQSPPALLAQDGYFGPMTSSAVQLFQQDFNVQGATPGVYDQATQTALTAVINQWQIGQNQYWIDTARSFKDRLQYAIQEGLAGVAPWRLPFETPDYWTMLSQYATVTHN, translated from the coding sequence ATGGTTACCATGACTTCCCGTCGGCCCTGGCGTCGGCGTACCCTCGCCTTGTTATCCGCCACCGCCCTCTTCGGGTGTTGGGCGCCGGCCACCGCTTTTGCCCAGTCGCCGCCCTTGATTCAAAGCCTTTCGGTACAATCCGGAAATCCCCCCACCTTAGTGATTACCGGCAATAATTTCGGCTCCGGCGGCACCGGTGATTCCGTGACGGTCGACGGTTCCCCGGCATCCGTGGTGACGTGGAGTAATACCCAAATCACGGTAGCCATCCCGGAAAATGCCGGACCGGGACTAGTCGACGTGACGACCCCCGACGGTTCGTCCAATGTGTTGACGTTTTCCGGGATTGAGCGCGGGTATTATGAACTGAGCAGCACCGGAACCGTCACCCCGGTCGGTAATGTCAAATTTTATGGCGATTTGTCAACGCTCGGGATAACCCCTAGCGCTCCGGCGGTGCAGCTGGTTACAACCTCCGATGGAGGGGGATATTGGATTTTACTTCAAAACGGAACCATTTATGCTTTTGGGGATGCCCCCAGTATCTCCGGTCCCACGAATATTACGGCCATTAGTCTAGCCATGTTGCCTTCCGGCCAAGGCGGATATCTATTGGCCCAAAACGGCACCGTCTATCCCCTCGGTAATGCCCCCAACTTTGGCAGTCCCCCGAACGGCACGGCCGTCAGTGCAATCGCCGTCACCCCAAGCGGCCAAGGCTATTGGGTGTTAGCCCAAAACGGCACCGTGTATAGCTTTGGCGACGCCGCCAATTTTGGCAATGCCCAGGCGGTCGCGCCATCCTCCGTATCCACCGCCTCCACCACCCCCGCCAATCCGACCTGGCCGACGGGGTCGGTGATCCGCTTGTCCGGATCATCGGCAGTATTTTGGGTGTCCGGCAACACGCTCTATCATATCCCCAATCCGGCCGTATTTTTGGGCATGGGGTATACCTGGTCACAAATCCAAGTGGTATCCAGTGTGGCCGGATATACCCTCGGTCTGCCGATGGTGGTACCCTATCCCTCCGGCTCGTTATTAAAAGTGGTGAATCAGCCGGCCGTCTATCTCGTTCAAAACGGCGTGCTCCACCATATCGCCTCCGCTTCGGTATTTTTAGGGATGGGGTATACGTGGAATCAAATTCAAACCGTTCCCGCCCTTCAGCCCAACTGGCCGGTCGGGCCGGATATCACGAGCCCGTTTACCTATGTGCCGAGCGGCAGCCTCTACCGGGTGGCCAGCACCGCCCCGGTTTATGTCGCCTTCAATGGGGCTTTGCACCACATCTTGTCCGCCTCGCTCTTTTTGGCCATGGGCTATCAGTGGTCACAAATTCGCGTGGTATCCGGCTTGCCGTTGCCGATTGGGGGCAACGTAACGTCTCCCATCGCCGCCTATCCGTCCGGGACCTTACTCCAAGCCGCTGATACCGGCAGTGACTACATGGTGGAAAGCGGCATGCTTCGACCGATTTCGTCGACGATGCTGCAAAGTCTCGGATTGACCGGGATTACTCCCCTGTCGATTCCCACCGCCGGCGGCCTCCCACTCGGACCGGCGGTCGGTTCCACCACCCTACCGGCTGCATCCGATCCGCCCCCCTCCGCCAACGTCACGGCTAACCCGGCGATGGCCTTAGTTCCCAGCGCCGACGGCCAGGGCTATTGGATTTTACTCCAAAACGGCACCGTCCAAGCCTTTGGCGATGCGCCCAACTTAGGCTCGCCGACCGCCTCTCAGATGTCGGGGCAGACCGCGACCGCCCTGGTTCCCACCCCGGACGGCGGCGGATATCTGGTCATCACGAACCAAGGTCAGGTCTTTAGCTACGGCGATGCCTGGGCCAACACTAATCTCCCGAACTCTACGATCGCCGTCACGATGGCGTCTTTGCCGGCCGGAACCTTTTTGTCGATGGCCTACGGAGACTTTAACCCCTATAACCCGTCCGGATCCTACCAAGATCTCGTTCAAAACGGGGGAGAAATCTCCGTGATTAACCCCACCTGGTACTACATGGAAGCCGGTGCGAATAACACCTGGGTTATGACCGGCGGACCGTCGTTTGTCAGCCAGGTGACAAGCCAGGCGCATAGTGAAAATATTCAAGTATGGCCCATGATTGGAGCATACTATGACCCGGCCAACGGTCCCCTGACGACGGCCCAAGACGTATCGACACTGGTCAACAACATCGTCAATTTAGTCCAACAAAATAATTTCGACGGGATAACCATCGACTTTGAAAATAGCTCGGCCTATTTAAGCAAAGGCATGACCGAGGCCGAGGCCTCTCAGCAATATGTCAACTTCGTGGCCCAATTGGGCCCGGCTTTACATGCCATCGGTAAAAAACTGATGGTGGACGTCTATCCGGCCCCCTACCCCTATACGATCTACAACTATTCGGCGATCGCCCCGTATGTGGATTACATCAATATCATGGACTACCCGGAAAACTCCGCCTATGGAGGCGAGGCCGGACCGACCTCCGGATTCCCTTATGTCCAAAACGCGGTGCAAGCGGCTTTAGGTGCCGGACTCGCGCCCAGCCAGATCATCTTGGGCGTCGCGCCCTATGGCCACGAATGGACGTTTACCAACCAAAACGGGATTCAAGGCCAAGGAGACGTCAGTGAACGGGCGGCGGCCGCTCTCTTGGCGAACACCCCCTCGATTGTCCCGGTATGGGATCCGGTTCAAAAAGAAGAGGTGTTTATGGCGGGCCCGCCGGCGGTCGCTCCCACCGGAACGTTTTCGACCGCTAACGAAAATACCTATTCCCCCCAAGTGGCCAACTTACAGGGGCTTCTCAATTACATTCTGCTCCGTTACGCGGTGACCAATAACCAGTCGCCGCCTGCCCTTTTGGCGCAAGACGGCTATTTTGGTCCGATGACCTCCTCGGCGGTGCAGTTGTTCCAACAAGACTTCAATGTCCAGGGAGCCACGCCGGGAGTTTATGACCAGGCCACCCAAACAGCCCTCACCGCGGTCATCAATCAATGGCAGATCGGACAAAACCAATATTGGATTGACACCGCCCGGTCGTTTAAAGATCGGTTGCAATATGCCATTCAAGAAGGATTGGCCGGCGTCGCGCCCTGGCGGTTGCCGTTTGAAACCCCGGACTACTGGACCATGCTGTCTCAATATGCGACAGTAACCCATAACTAG
- a CDS encoding hypothetical protein (KEGG: zro:ZYRO0G05104g hypothetical protein~SPTR: ZYRO0G05104p), whose product MRKMRWRMGFLVLVMGITAGCGAGKPAATGHATVRSSTPAPSVPPSATPAPSSPAQASSTSAAPPPSFAGSVWSPVAPAGVGSPAGLKVSVLSVTPDGQSGNKKVYLVDLSLTNITSSMILLTLNEFNVVAPDHTTLYSENDMASRGLTSENSLFPYPLTPKDPIATTVEIPSGAQVNGDVTVIVPPASAYTVLLAGAKSPAAHFAP is encoded by the coding sequence ATGCGTAAGATGAGATGGCGTATGGGATTTTTGGTTTTGGTGATGGGAATTACCGCCGGCTGCGGCGCGGGTAAGCCGGCGGCGACCGGACATGCGACGGTCCGGTCGTCTACCCCGGCGCCCTCGGTTCCCCCGAGTGCCACCCCGGCCCCATCATCTCCCGCCCAAGCCTCATCGACGTCGGCGGCACCGCCTCCGTCTTTTGCCGGGTCGGTTTGGAGTCCGGTCGCGCCGGCCGGAGTCGGATCACCGGCCGGCCTGAAAGTTAGCGTGCTCAGTGTGACCCCGGACGGCCAAAGCGGGAACAAGAAGGTCTACCTGGTGGATTTGAGCTTGACCAATATCACCTCGTCCATGATTTTGCTCACGCTCAATGAATTTAACGTGGTCGCCCCGGATCACACGACGCTTTATTCCGAAAACGATATGGCCAGTCGCGGATTGACCTCGGAAAATTCTCTCTTTCCCTATCCGTTAACCCCGAAAGACCCGATCGCCACGACCGTCGAAATTCCTTCCGGGGCTCAGGTTAACGGTGACGTGACGGTCATCGTGCCCCCGGCGTCCGCATATACCGTGTTGTTAGCGGGCGCCAAGTCGCCTGCCGCCCATTTCGCACCCTAA
- a CDS encoding glycoside hydrolase 15-related protein (PFAM: Glycosyl hydrolases family 15~COGs: COG3387 Glucoamylase and related glycosyl hydrolase~InterPro IPR011613~KEGG: sia:M1425_2571 glycoside hydrolase 15-related~PFAM: Glycoside hydrolase 15-related~SPTR: Glycoside hydrolase 15-related) translates to MSAPRFYGFISNSYTAALVGPDGSVDWFPCPRFDSAAVFCRLLDDARGGFFAIRPEGPWESRQQYLDQTNLLVTTFQTPDGQATILDFLPIGRTAIWRIVETPIPLVLTCRPTFNFGSCNAAYQIEDTGALFLHPAGTEALRLMINGPQTKREQRDQWTIGPGHVVVVLRYAQDAEREVPQLTEPLTNESEMIQRTKTFWLLNRLPYQGPWAHAFHQSVMVLRGLTYRTNGAMVAAATTSLPEIIGAERQWDYRFVWVRDAAYGAEALLLAGDPVGCRRYLEFIFNTVDLVGKPFAAPFYRVDGTVSHGEQEIGWLAGYRNTRPVRIGNAASGQLQLDVAGDFLWVVYLYWLTTQDHTFIRDYWWAIETLVHWVAGHWQQEDASLWEFRDDDDRYTHSQVMCWVALKAGQVFAEKALALPGLANHWAAQAQHVRKAVWDRFHQSGLPYLTQGPRHPQLDAALLTLPLYGFLAPDDPVFRETLTQIENALVVDDRVYRYRQDNLGTAVHPFTLAGFWLARVYHRLGRADRRDALISAQIASMTDLGLFAEHIDRETGEPRGNFPQLFPHAGLITTLVERQNPAAPWFHPWPD, encoded by the coding sequence ATGTCCGCTCCCCGTTTCTACGGCTTTATCAGCAACAGCTATACTGCGGCCTTAGTCGGACCGGACGGGTCGGTCGACTGGTTTCCTTGCCCCCGTTTCGATAGTGCGGCGGTATTTTGCCGCCTACTGGATGACGCGCGCGGGGGCTTTTTTGCCATACGACCGGAGGGCCCTTGGGAATCCCGCCAACAATATCTTGATCAAACGAACCTCTTGGTGACCACGTTTCAAACCCCGGACGGTCAGGCGACCATTCTCGACTTCTTGCCTATCGGGCGCACGGCGATCTGGCGAATTGTCGAGACCCCCATTCCCCTCGTCCTCACCTGCCGACCGACGTTTAACTTCGGCTCATGTAATGCCGCCTATCAGATCGAGGACACCGGCGCCCTGTTCCTTCATCCGGCCGGTACGGAAGCCTTACGACTGATGATTAACGGGCCGCAAACAAAACGGGAGCAACGCGACCAATGGACAATCGGACCGGGTCACGTCGTGGTCGTCCTCCGTTACGCTCAAGATGCCGAGCGGGAAGTGCCCCAATTAACCGAGCCTTTAACCAACGAATCGGAAATGATCCAACGCACCAAAACATTTTGGCTGTTGAACCGACTCCCCTATCAAGGCCCTTGGGCCCATGCGTTTCATCAAAGCGTCATGGTCTTGCGCGGATTGACCTATCGCACCAACGGGGCCATGGTGGCCGCCGCCACGACCTCTTTGCCCGAAATCATCGGGGCCGAACGGCAATGGGATTATCGGTTCGTCTGGGTCCGGGACGCGGCCTACGGTGCGGAAGCCCTATTACTGGCCGGTGACCCGGTCGGTTGCCGTCGGTATCTGGAATTTATTTTCAATACGGTCGATTTGGTCGGCAAACCGTTTGCCGCCCCGTTTTATCGTGTCGACGGGACCGTAAGCCACGGTGAGCAAGAAATCGGGTGGCTCGCCGGCTATCGGAATACCCGACCGGTCCGTATCGGAAATGCCGCCTCCGGTCAGCTGCAGCTGGACGTGGCGGGTGACTTTCTATGGGTCGTCTACCTCTATTGGCTCACCACCCAAGATCATACGTTTATTCGCGATTACTGGTGGGCCATTGAAACCCTGGTCCATTGGGTGGCCGGTCATTGGCAACAAGAAGACGCCTCCTTATGGGAATTTCGGGATGACGATGATCGCTATACCCATTCACAAGTCATGTGCTGGGTCGCTCTGAAAGCCGGGCAAGTCTTTGCCGAGAAAGCGCTCGCCCTGCCCGGCCTGGCCAATCACTGGGCCGCTCAAGCCCAACACGTCCGAAAGGCCGTCTGGGACCGTTTTCATCAAAGCGGGCTACCCTATCTAACCCAGGGTCCGCGGCACCCGCAATTGGATGCCGCGCTATTGACTCTTCCGTTATATGGTTTCCTCGCGCCCGATGATCCGGTGTTTCGGGAAACCTTAACCCAAATTGAAAACGCGCTGGTGGTCGACGATCGCGTCTATCGCTATCGGCAGGATAACCTTGGCACGGCGGTCCATCCCTTTACGTTAGCCGGCTTTTGGTTGGCCCGGGTCTACCATCGCCTAGGACGGGCGGATCGGCGAGATGCCCTCATTTCCGCGCAAATTGCCTCCATGACCGATTTAGGGTTGTTCGCCGAGCATATTGATCGCGAGACCGGCGAACCGCGCGGTAATTTTCCCCAACTGTTTCCCCATGCCGGGCTCATTACCACCCTGGTCGAGCGCCAAAATCCCGCCGCCCCCTGGTTTCATCCTTGGCCGGATTGA
- a CDS encoding Peptidoglycan-binding domain 1 protein (PFAM: Putative peptidoglycan binding domain~InterPro IPR002477~KEGG: slp:Slip_1521 peptidoglycan-binding domain 1 protein~PFAM: Peptidoglycan binding-like~SPTR: Peptidoglycan-binding domain 1 protein), producing MARFETQFPPYHPFGSRTLRSGNQGTDVALVQVLYNTLVDTITPVGVMGGSIPVTGRFDTPTVNAVKRMQSYFGLVNDGIVGPDTYWLWGQGIGRHTTYGGPVFGSRMLALGDRGGDVTILKNRLNLFRYVTVLGTPVTDRFDTAVSAALKLFRDDATANGDTGIRADPHVGFAVYDALWLYTFAGGRALLPGRNGLDVAFIQRLLSRLDFYTGPTNGFYDAATIQAVREFQRSRGLTVDGVAGPDTFAALGQTNLVAAPRPFPVGWPPGAPAVDIVSVPLQTATEDLHPYGSAAHVRNLLEGFESLNVTGNALPDPGQFGDYNGYGFRYTDPQTGKVIAEIPLIAVNTVGDWSGSYSPGVKTIPPGVVSVLPRKESVIPPAAPVILTGQFR from the coding sequence ATGGCACGCTTTGAAACACAATTCCCGCCCTATCACCCGTTCGGTAGCCGAACGCTGCGATCCGGCAATCAAGGTACGGACGTTGCCTTGGTGCAGGTGTTATACAATACGTTGGTCGACACCATCACCCCCGTTGGCGTCATGGGGGGATCCATTCCCGTTACCGGACGTTTCGATACCCCTACCGTCAACGCCGTCAAACGCATGCAAAGCTACTTTGGCCTCGTCAATGACGGCATTGTCGGTCCCGACACCTATTGGCTCTGGGGGCAAGGGATTGGTCGGCATACGACCTACGGCGGTCCGGTATTCGGTAGCCGCATGCTCGCCCTCGGCGATCGGGGAGGGGATGTCACCATCTTAAAAAACCGACTGAATTTGTTTCGTTATGTGACCGTGTTAGGCACGCCGGTCACCGATCGCTTCGACACGGCGGTCAGTGCCGCCCTCAAACTGTTCCGCGACGACGCCACTGCCAACGGCGATACCGGAATTCGCGCGGATCCCCATGTGGGATTTGCCGTATACGACGCGCTTTGGCTCTATACGTTCGCAGGAGGCCGCGCGCTCTTGCCGGGCCGTAACGGCCTGGATGTCGCCTTCATCCAACGCCTGTTAAGCCGGCTGGACTTCTACACCGGACCGACCAACGGCTTTTACGACGCCGCAACCATCCAAGCGGTCCGGGAATTTCAACGGAGCCGGGGCTTAACCGTGGATGGGGTAGCCGGTCCCGATACCTTTGCCGCCCTCGGCCAAACCAATCTGGTCGCCGCGCCGCGGCCATTCCCGGTGGGTTGGCCACCCGGCGCCCCCGCCGTCGACATTGTCTCGGTACCGCTACAAACCGCCACCGAAGATTTGCATCCCTATGGGTCTGCCGCGCATGTCCGCAATTTATTGGAAGGGTTTGAAAGCTTGAACGTGACCGGCAATGCCCTCCCGGATCCCGGGCAATTCGGCGACTATAACGGATACGGCTTTCGATATACCGATCCCCAAACCGGCAAAGTCATCGCCGAAATCCCCCTGATCGCGGTAAATACCGTCGGCGACTGGTCGGGCAGCTATTCACCGGGAGTGAAAACCATTCCTCCCGGAGTGGTAAGTGTGCTTCCCCGAAAAGAGAGCGTCATTCCCCCGGCCGCCCCGGTGATTCTCACCGGGCAATTCCGGTAA